One Desertifilum tharense IPPAS B-1220 genomic window carries:
- a CDS encoding polysaccharide biosynthesis/export family protein, which produces MFRAKLIVSALVTAIATVGIALPSWALPLSPGDRLRINIPADEGLPETDRFSGVYEVNLDGTLQLPFIDPVPVVGLELPQVQQQLTRLLINEGFFQPNFLRVSVSIIEWAPVQVTVSGAVFEPGRYLINPRQAGGDDPPIVPLTGSYPPNRYLTVAIQAAGGIRPEADIINVRLIRGGVEQVIDVSGVFTGELLDDVPLIAGDRIIIPEREIIQSELVRPSQITPQAIPVFLSNLSLPNFGGNVQVQQVAYGSRFSHAVIAGKCVGGTTAINARRRATLIQTDRTTGQTRVLDRSVEELVRESTDNQDNPFLMPDDGLVCYDSTVTNVTSIFGAIGTILNPISGIELLLRRIFGQ; this is translated from the coding sequence ATGTTTCGCGCCAAATTAATTGTTTCGGCATTGGTTACAGCGATCGCCACAGTCGGGATCGCGCTGCCTAGTTGGGCCCTACCGTTATCTCCAGGCGATCGCCTGCGGATTAATATCCCCGCCGATGAAGGGCTTCCGGAGACCGATCGCTTCAGTGGCGTTTATGAAGTCAACCTCGATGGCACCCTGCAACTCCCGTTTATCGATCCCGTTCCCGTCGTAGGGTTAGAACTCCCTCAAGTTCAGCAACAACTGACGCGCCTCCTCATTAACGAAGGCTTTTTTCAACCGAACTTTTTACGCGTCAGCGTCAGCATCATCGAATGGGCACCCGTACAAGTTACCGTATCCGGAGCCGTCTTTGAACCCGGCCGCTATCTCATCAACCCGCGTCAAGCGGGTGGAGACGACCCCCCGATTGTGCCTCTGACTGGCAGCTATCCCCCCAACCGCTACCTCACCGTCGCCATCCAAGCGGCAGGAGGCATTCGCCCCGAAGCCGACATCATCAACGTCCGCTTAATTCGGGGAGGGGTAGAGCAAGTGATTGATGTCTCTGGTGTCTTTACAGGCGAACTGCTCGATGACGTTCCCCTGATTGCAGGCGATCGCATCATTATCCCAGAGCGAGAAATTATTCAAAGCGAACTGGTGCGTCCTTCCCAAATCACCCCCCAGGCGATTCCAGTCTTCCTGTCTAACCTATCGCTTCCTAACTTTGGGGGAAACGTCCAGGTGCAACAAGTCGCCTACGGTTCCCGCTTCTCCCACGCCGTCATTGCTGGAAAATGCGTCGGCGGTACCACCGCAATTAACGCCAGACGGCGAGCCACCCTGATTCAAACAGACCGAACCACAGGACAGACTCGCGTACTCGATCGCTCTGTCGAAGAACTGGTGAGAGAGTCTACCGATAACCAGGACAACCCTTTCTTAATGCCGGACGATGGCTTGGTTTGTTATGATTCAACCGTAACGAACGTGACCAGTATTTTTGGTGCAATCGGCACGATTCTGAATCCAATTTCGGGTATTGAATTATTGCTACGCCGAATATTTGGTCAATAG